In Candidatus Berkelbacteria bacterium, the following are encoded in one genomic region:
- a CDS encoding CvpA family protein, giving the protein MNWVDLVILGVFVFYTVEGLRRGFIEQTLELLGFFITIFFAFISYKPFAVWLTNNTGIEGFGAQPIAFLLLWVIYQVVYSFILQVLYPLIPEKYRATAPNRLAGTVPALFKAFIFISVLLTLVVALPVPAKLKSAIDTSAIGSRFVSQSGNIQQYLSKITGRDIKNTLTFLTVPPQTEEIIQPDERVTLKFTYSEGTVDKQAEQEMFVLVNKERAKVGLKQLVWSEKVAETARKHASDMLEKGYFSHENLEGMSPFDRMERDSIVFKTAGENLAYAATVDLAHNGLMRSPGHRANILEVDFGTIGIGIIDAGIYGKMFTQNFTD; this is encoded by the coding sequence ATGAACTGGGTAGACTTAGTTATTCTTGGTGTTTTTGTCTTCTACACAGTCGAAGGGTTACGGCGCGGCTTCATCGAACAGACGCTAGAGCTACTCGGCTTTTTTATCACCATCTTCTTTGCGTTTATAAGCTATAAGCCGTTTGCTGTCTGGCTAACGAATAACACTGGTATCGAAGGGTTTGGTGCCCAGCCGATCGCCTTCCTACTACTCTGGGTCATATATCAGGTTGTCTACTCATTCATTCTGCAGGTTCTTTACCCGCTTATTCCAGAGAAATACCGCGCCACAGCTCCGAATCGCCTGGCCGGTACCGTCCCAGCGCTATTCAAAGCGTTTATTTTCATCTCGGTCTTACTAACGCTTGTCGTCGCCTTGCCGGTGCCGGCGAAATTAAAATCCGCCATTGACACCTCGGCGATTGGCAGTCGTTTTGTCTCGCAATCCGGCAATATCCAGCAATATCTGAGCAAAATAACCGGTCGCGATATTAAAAATACTCTGACATTCCTGACAGTACCGCCACAAACCGAGGAGATCATCCAGCCGGATGAACGGGTGACATTAAAATTCACCTACTCAGAGGGCACAGTTGATAAACAAGCCGAACAGGAGATGTTCGTGCTGGTTAATAAGGAGAGAGCTAAAGTCGGCCTGAAGCAGCTAGTGTGGAGTGAAAAGGTGGCCGAGACCGCTCGTAAACACGCCAGCGACATGTTAGAGAAGGGGTACTTCTCTCACGAAAACCTTGAAGGAATGTCGCCATTTGACCGCATGGAACGGGATAGCATTGTCTTCAAGACAGCCGGCGAGAACTTGGCCTACGCGGCGACAGTTGATCTGGCACATAACGGGTTGATGCGTTCACCGGGTCATCGTGCGAACATCCTCGAAGTAGATTTTGGCACCATCGGCATCGGCATAATTGATGCCGGCATTTACGGCAAAATGTTCACCCAGAACTTCACTGACTAG
- a CDS encoding S41 family peptidase, whose protein sequence is MGKTIVPPRRVLSKVFLLFGVALVFFAGFLAGGAYELNRQQLNLSEFWQVYSVVDKEFVGQIDKKKAVDGVTRGFIDSLGDPFSSFLSSEERNTLSEELSGEFEGIGARLETKNDAITVVAPLSGSPAEKAGMKPNDIILTIDGESTEKMTLDQAVSKIRGKAGTEVTLSIFRQGKDVPLELKVNREAISIPSVTWKMMGTVAYMEIAQFGDDTIELAQKGFAELNAKNPTAFIMDLRNNPGGYLDDVAPIAGAFLPPSVITTQKFKFKKSEDVRSTQVPTFPNTKLLVLVNEGSASAAEILAGALQDYGRAQIIGQKTFGKGSVQDIIPLGKGNSLRLTVAEWLTPKGRSVNKEGIKPDVLVEGEVTATSDPALDKALELAR, encoded by the coding sequence ATGGGGAAGACGATCGTCCCGCCGCGTCGGGTACTCTCTAAGGTTTTCTTATTATTCGGTGTTGCGCTGGTGTTCTTTGCTGGCTTTTTGGCAGGTGGCGCTTATGAACTAAACCGCCAACAGCTTAACCTCAGCGAATTCTGGCAGGTTTACTCGGTAGTTGATAAGGAGTTTGTCGGTCAGATTGATAAGAAAAAAGCGGTTGACGGAGTGACTCGTGGGTTTATCGACAGCCTCGGCGATCCCTTCAGTAGCTTCTTAAGCTCGGAGGAAAGGAATACTTTATCAGAAGAACTAAGCGGTGAGTTTGAAGGTATAGGAGCTAGATTAGAAACGAAAAACGACGCGATTACAGTCGTCGCTCCGCTCTCCGGATCGCCAGCCGAGAAAGCTGGCATGAAGCCGAATGACATCATCTTGACGATTGACGGCGAATCAACGGAGAAGATGACGCTTGATCAAGCAGTTAGTAAGATTCGTGGTAAAGCTGGCACCGAGGTAACGCTTTCCATTTTTCGCCAGGGCAAAGATGTTCCACTGGAGTTGAAGGTGAACCGCGAAGCGATAAGTATCCCCAGCGTTACCTGGAAAATGATGGGCACGGTTGCGTATATGGAGATAGCCCAATTTGGCGACGACACTATCGAACTAGCACAAAAGGGCTTCGCGGAGCTGAACGCCAAGAATCCAACGGCCTTCATTATGGACTTGCGTAATAACCCGGGCGGTTATCTTGACGACGTCGCACCAATTGCTGGAGCGTTCTTGCCGCCTTCAGTAATCACGACTCAAAAATTTAAATTCAAAAAGTCCGAGGATGTTCGCTCGACACAAGTGCCAACCTTCCCTAACACTAAACTTTTGGTCTTAGTTAACGAGGGCTCAGCTTCAGCAGCTGAGATCCTGGCCGGTGCCCTGCAAGACTACGGCCGAGCGCAAATAATTGGTCAGAAAACCTTCGGCAAAGGCTCAGTCCAAGATATTATCCCGCTTGGCAAAGGAAACTCCCTACGTCTCACTGTCGCGGAATGGCTGACGCCGAAGGGTCGATCCGTCAATAAAGAGGGCATCAAGCCAGACGTCTTGGTTGAAGGTGAAGTTACGGCGACATCAGATCCGGCTCTCGACAAGGCGCTTGAGCTTGCTCGCTGA
- a CDS encoding DMT family transporter: MFAALVSALAASVSLIIDKITLSRERMALRVYLPLVFVFLFAFTLLLVPTLGRVEWAIALLPNSLFLLFMMIVLGISWNVLFYQSVQKERIYEHEMITMLAPLVTIILAAVFFPEERDMRIFMLALVASVALFFARSEKAHFLLDQQGYNLFLGVILMSAESIIFRELLYSYSPVALYAVRTLILAVFFWLYYAPRYKQVTNKHWWFIASSALFGAVSMLTRLYAFSTIGVIHATLIAIISPLVVFFGSWEILHERIRVRVVIASLVILGAVSWATVLAFN, translated from the coding sequence ATGTTTGCAGCACTAGTTTCGGCGCTTGCTGCGTCTGTATCCCTAATTATTGACAAGATCACACTTTCCCGTGAGCGAATGGCGCTTCGGGTCTATCTGCCGCTAGTTTTCGTGTTCCTTTTTGCGTTCACGCTTTTACTCGTTCCGACACTTGGCCGCGTTGAGTGGGCAATCGCCCTGCTACCGAACTCGCTCTTTCTTTTATTTATGATGATCGTCTTGGGCATCTCCTGGAACGTTCTCTTCTACCAGAGCGTGCAAAAAGAACGAATTTACGAGCACGAGATGATTACGATGCTAGCGCCGCTGGTGACCATTATCTTAGCGGCCGTATTCTTCCCTGAGGAACGGGACATGCGAATCTTTATGCTCGCCTTGGTGGCAAGCGTGGCGTTGTTTTTTGCTCGTAGCGAGAAAGCTCACTTTTTATTAGATCAGCAAGGCTATAATTTATTTCTCGGAGTGATACTTATGTCTGCCGAAAGTATTATCTTTCGCGAGCTTCTTTACTCTTACTCCCCTGTGGCGCTCTACGCTGTCAGAACCTTAATCCTAGCCGTTTTCTTCTGGCTCTATTACGCCCCTCGCTATAAACAGGTTACTAATAAACACTGGTGGTTTATCGCATCCAGCGCTTTATTCGGTGCAGTATCGATGCTCACCCGGCTTTACGCTTTCAGTACTATTGGGGTCATCCACGCAACCCTGATCGCCATTATTTCACCGTTGGTAGTTTTCTTCGGCTCTTGGGAGATTCTCCATGAACGGATTCGTGTTAGGGTGGTGATTGCCTCGCTTGTTATTCTTGGCGCCGTAAGTTGGGCAACGGTTCTAGCGTTTAACTAA
- a CDS encoding TatD family hydrolase: MRVIDTHAHLDFPDFDPDRDGLIEELAAQEIAVINPATDRDSIAKIDKLSRDNPMVWGALGLHPTEITEELLPQLPGLIDGWRELFNLNDKLVAVGEIGLDYYHGAKSASTQKTALRTMLTFALEQKLPVIFHCRDAYGDLKTIIDDYPGLTAVIHCFSGTLEQAQAFLDQGLSLSLTAIITYPGNDELRQTVSKIPLEKLMLETDAPFLSPQESRGKRNDPRNVVTVAETLSAVRSVSLESVLEQTTKNAQQLFNIG, from the coding sequence ATGAGAGTAATTGACACTCACGCCCATCTCGATTTTCCGGATTTTGATCCGGACCGGGATGGCCTCATCGAAGAGCTTGCCGCTCAAGAGATTGCGGTGATCAACCCGGCAACCGACAGAGATTCGATCGCAAAAATCGATAAACTGAGCCGCGATAACCCTATGGTCTGGGGAGCGCTAGGGCTGCACCCTACTGAAATTACTGAAGAGCTACTCCCGCAGCTGCCTGGACTTATTGATGGGTGGCGAGAGCTATTTAACCTTAACGATAAGCTGGTTGCTGTTGGGGAGATAGGGCTTGATTACTATCACGGCGCCAAGAGTGCTTCGACTCAGAAAACAGCGCTACGAACCATGCTGACTTTCGCGCTGGAGCAAAAGCTGCCAGTAATCTTTCACTGCCGCGACGCTTATGGCGATCTGAAGACAATTATTGACGACTACCCAGGGTTAACCGCGGTGATCCACTGTTTCAGCGGGACGCTCGAGCAAGCGCAGGCGTTTCTGGATCAGGGCCTGTCACTGTCACTGACGGCGATTATCACTTACCCAGGTAACGATGAATTACGACAAACGGTGTCAAAAATTCCGCTAGAAAAATTAATGCTCGAGACTGACGCGCCATTTCTTAGCCCGCAGGAGAGCCGTGGCAAACGGAATGATCCGAGGAACGTGGTTACTGTCGCGGAAACGCTCTCCGCAGTCCGTTCAGTCAGTCTGGAAAGCGTTCTTGAACAGACAACGAAGAACGCGCAACAATTATTTAATATAGGATGA
- a CDS encoding G5 domain-containing protein codes for MKKVGFPLIATVILLALGGLFFGEHPPKAQKVEAADDNNHPEEIFSANSSARNLAQAFAQAGVAYYPEDKVVAFPDPELGLGTVITVNRAMPVSLQDGKRQDLLRTWQDTVGALLKEKNIELGSDDLIAPNLETKLSPNTKITITRVAITNVTEKDAIAFKIFKKDDATLNKGTTKVSRAGVKGQKALHYQVRREDGVEVSRVLTSTEIVKQPEDELQLVGTKPVITVRCKYNDLVLDAAIKNKVDANELCNRMMAESNGNPSSVGAGGKYLGLYQYDPNFWNSVSAKAGYGGASIWDAKNQVYVTAWAWAHGYRGRWP; via the coding sequence ATGAAAAAAGTGGGCTTCCCACTAATCGCGACGGTTATTTTGCTTGCCCTTGGCGGACTTTTCTTCGGTGAACACCCACCGAAAGCTCAGAAAGTAGAAGCGGCTGACGACAATAATCATCCGGAAGAAATATTCTCTGCCAACAGCTCGGCACGAAATCTCGCTCAGGCATTCGCCCAGGCCGGAGTGGCTTACTATCCCGAGGATAAGGTTGTTGCCTTTCCCGACCCCGAGCTTGGGCTAGGGACGGTAATAACCGTCAACCGAGCGATGCCAGTATCGTTGCAGGACGGCAAACGACAAGATTTATTGCGAACTTGGCAAGATACAGTCGGCGCCTTGCTGAAAGAAAAAAATATCGAGCTAGGTTCTGACGATCTAATCGCCCCGAATCTTGAAACTAAGTTAAGTCCAAATACTAAAATCACTATTACCCGCGTTGCTATCACTAACGTCACCGAGAAAGATGCGATTGCGTTCAAGATTTTTAAGAAGGACGACGCAACGCTAAATAAAGGCACAACCAAAGTTTCTCGAGCCGGAGTGAAGGGTCAGAAAGCGCTTCACTATCAGGTGCGGCGCGAGGATGGGGTTGAGGTTTCCAGGGTTCTCACTTCCACTGAAATCGTTAAGCAGCCAGAGGATGAGCTACAGCTCGTCGGTACGAAACCAGTTATTACAGTTCGCTGTAAATATAACGACCTGGTTCTAGACGCCGCAATCAAAAACAAGGTTGACGCTAACGAGCTCTGTAACCGGATGATGGCGGAGAGTAACGGCAATCCTAGCTCAGTCGGCGCTGGCGGCAAATATTTAGGGCTGTATCAATACGACCCGAACTTCTGGAATTCCGTCTCGGCCAAGGCAGGTTACGGGGGCGCAAGTATCTGGGACGCTAAAAACCAAGTGTACGTCACGGCCTGGGCCTGGGCGCACGGTTACCGTGGTCGCTGGCCATAA
- the rsmA gene encoding ribosomal RNA small subunit methyltransferase A has translation MSPANILRELKKFPNKLLGQNFLVDNAAIVDILDAAELGGDDVVVEIGPGLGSLTWPLTQVVKRVIAIEADHEFAHYLRLKKARKLTVVAGDALKIDWTIDLEGAYKIVANIPYSITSPLLRKIFLLEKKPELVVLLVQKELAERITAQEGKSDRGFLTILTEASAKATIVRKVPAGSFYPRPRVTSSVIKLEPYEESKMDLIFWPAVEAGFRHKRQTLANALNKDLKTPKLKVASFLEGQGLSPLARAQELSFEHWQALTKKIGK, from the coding sequence ATGAGCCCAGCTAATATCTTACGTGAGCTAAAAAAGTTTCCGAACAAACTTCTAGGACAGAACTTCTTGGTTGATAACGCGGCTATTGTCGACATTCTCGACGCCGCGGAGCTTGGCGGCGACGACGTTGTGGTCGAAATTGGCCCAGGGTTGGGCAGCCTAACCTGGCCGCTCACCCAGGTAGTTAAACGAGTAATTGCGATTGAGGCTGACCATGAGTTCGCTCATTACCTGCGACTCAAAAAGGCTCGTAAACTGACGGTGGTAGCTGGCGACGCGCTAAAAATTGACTGGACAATCGACCTGGAAGGCGCGTATAAAATCGTCGCCAACATTCCGTATTCAATTACTTCGCCGTTGCTGCGAAAAATCTTTCTTCTCGAGAAAAAGCCCGAACTCGTGGTCTTATTGGTGCAAAAAGAGCTGGCGGAGCGTATTACTGCCCAGGAGGGAAAGTCCGACCGTGGATTTTTGACGATTTTAACCGAAGCATCTGCCAAGGCGACGATCGTCAGAAAGGTTCCGGCTGGTAGTTTCTACCCACGCCCAAGGGTAACTTCGTCAGTTATTAAGCTTGAGCCCTATGAGGAAAGCAAAATGGATCTAATTTTCTGGCCGGCAGTGGAGGCTGGTTTTCGTCATAAGCGCCAAACCCTGGCCAACGCCCTGAATAAAGACCTCAAAACTCCAAAACTAAAGGTTGCTAGTTTCCTTGAAGGTCAGGGCTTATCGCCGCTCGCTAGGGCGCAAGAGTTGTCCTTTGAGCACTGGCAGGCCTTAACTAAAAAGATTGGTAAATAA
- a CDS encoding LemA family protein — MSTLLWIIIAIAALVVIWFIATYNSLITLKNRVQEAWSDIDVQLKRRYDLIPNLIEAVKGYVKQEKDVLTQVTEARTTAMSAKSPHDKAQAENMLSETLKSLFAVSEAYPDLKSSQNFLSLQTELTDTEDKIQASRRFYNANVRDLNTKIETFPTNMIAGMVGAQKREFFEAAAGEKEPVKVQF; from the coding sequence ATGAGTACACTCCTATGGATAATCATCGCCATCGCCGCGCTAGTTGTTATTTGGTTTATCGCCACCTACAACTCGCTGATTACCCTGAAAAATAGAGTCCAAGAGGCTTGGAGTGACATCGACGTTCAATTGAAACGTCGCTACGACCTGATCCCGAACCTTATCGAGGCAGTCAAGGGCTACGTCAAACAAGAAAAAGATGTTTTGACACAGGTAACCGAAGCGCGAACTACTGCCATGAGCGCTAAGTCGCCACACGACAAGGCCCAGGCTGAAAATATGCTTAGCGAAACCCTGAAAAGTCTCTTTGCGGTTTCAGAAGCCTACCCCGACCTAAAGTCTTCGCAGAACTTTCTATCTCTTCAGACTGAACTTACGGACACTGAGGATAAAATTCAGGCATCACGCCGTTTCTATAACGCTAACGTCCGTGACCTAAACACTAAGATTGAAACTTTCCCGACCAACATGATCGCCGGTATGGTCGGTGCCCAGAAGCGCGAGTTTTTCGAAGCCGCCGCCGGTGAAAAAGAACCAGTCAAAGTCCAGTTCTGA
- a CDS encoding methionine--tRNA ligase yields MKKPTYITTSIAYINASPHIGFLFELLSADVIARYAKLKGEEVFFVTGTDEHGNKVAAAARDKKQEPQQYADDVSEEFAKLKRQFNLDFDYFVRTTNPKHQAFVTEKWLQLQKAGVLEKRTYKGLYCTGCEAFKTAADVNNGKCAIHETALEEVEEENWFLILSDEIKQRIKNWIEASVFPGTRRSEVLNVLSSGAYDAVSVSRPKAKNPWGIEVPGEPEQVMYVWVDALFNYISALHINGKDKLWPADFQLVGKDILKFHAIIWPALLIVTGYELPKKLLVHGFINVDGKKMSKSLGNVVLPSQLLERYGVDGTRYLLLRQLNFYDDSNFVWSEFDAIYNGELANGLGNLVARVVGLARNFGLKTDSQATRLDQTGDLDFREELERVNGLIKETDRLITDNKLWVDLKGKRHLLEVAIHNLLIITRTLEPFVPATCDKIRIQLQELEVKPLFPRLN; encoded by the coding sequence GTGAAAAAGCCAACCTATATAACAACCTCAATCGCTTACATAAATGCGTCGCCGCATATCGGTTTCCTGTTCGAGCTCTTAAGCGCTGACGTGATTGCTCGTTACGCTAAACTCAAAGGCGAGGAAGTTTTTTTCGTTACTGGGACTGACGAGCATGGCAATAAGGTCGCCGCCGCCGCTCGCGATAAGAAACAAGAGCCGCAGCAATACGCTGACGATGTTTCAGAAGAATTCGCCAAACTTAAAAGGCAATTCAACCTAGATTTTGACTACTTCGTTCGTACCACAAATCCAAAACACCAAGCATTTGTGACCGAGAAATGGCTGCAATTGCAAAAAGCCGGAGTACTGGAAAAACGAACCTACAAAGGGCTCTATTGCACTGGTTGCGAGGCTTTCAAGACAGCCGCAGACGTCAATAATGGTAAGTGCGCCATTCACGAGACAGCACTTGAAGAGGTGGAAGAGGAGAACTGGTTCTTAATTCTTAGCGATGAAATAAAGCAACGAATCAAAAACTGGATTGAGGCCAGTGTTTTCCCCGGGACGAGACGAAGCGAAGTGCTCAACGTACTAAGTTCCGGCGCCTACGACGCCGTTAGTGTCTCAAGGCCGAAAGCAAAAAATCCTTGGGGAATTGAAGTTCCAGGCGAACCTGAACAGGTTATGTACGTCTGGGTTGACGCCCTCTTTAACTATATTTCGGCGCTGCATATCAATGGTAAAGACAAGCTTTGGCCGGCGGACTTCCAGCTTGTCGGCAAAGATATTCTGAAGTTTCATGCCATCATCTGGCCGGCCCTGCTAATTGTGACGGGCTATGAGCTCCCAAAAAAGTTGTTAGTCCATGGGTTTATTAATGTCGACGGCAAAAAGATGTCCAAATCACTTGGAAACGTCGTTTTACCTTCACAGCTACTTGAGCGTTACGGGGTGGACGGAACGCGGTATTTACTACTGCGTCAACTAAACTTCTATGACGATTCCAATTTTGTCTGGAGCGAGTTCGACGCGATCTACAACGGCGAGCTTGCTAATGGGTTGGGCAACTTGGTAGCGCGAGTTGTCGGCTTAGCGCGCAATTTTGGCTTAAAAACAGATTCGCAAGCCACGCGTCTTGATCAGACTGGTGACTTAGATTTCAGAGAGGAACTCGAGCGAGTTAACGGTCTTATTAAAGAAACTGATCGGCTTATCACGGATAATAAGCTTTGGGTCGATCTGAAAGGCAAGCGACATCTACTTGAAGTGGCGATCCATAATTTATTAATTATTACCCGCACTCTTGAGCCATTCGTTCCGGCTACTTGTGACAAGATAAGGATACAGCTTCAAGAACTTGAAGTGAAACCACTTTTCCCGCGCCTGAATTGA
- the rsmI gene encoding 16S rRNA (cytidine(1402)-2'-O)-methyltransferase, with protein MLYIVSSPIGNLKDITFRAVETLQTVEKIYCEDTRRTKILLEHYHIVKPLESYHHHSDYKIPSIVKELKAGKNLAYLSDAGTPGIADPAGKLVAAARQAAVEVVPIPGASSVTAILSVAGIYANAYQFWGYVPTKKGRETFIKELLVAKLPVVFFETAPRLQKFFTQVKELGGGSQWFLVGRELTKQFEEIASGTPEELSTHFATPKGEFVIVKL; from the coding sequence ATGCTATATATCGTTTCTTCACCAATTGGGAACTTGAAGGACATTACTTTCCGAGCCGTAGAAACGCTTCAAACTGTCGAGAAAATCTACTGCGAAGACACCAGGCGAACAAAAATCCTCTTGGAGCATTATCACATCGTCAAACCCCTTGAAAGTTACCACCACCACTCCGATTACAAAATTCCCTCGATAGTAAAAGAGCTTAAGGCGGGCAAGAATCTTGCTTATCTAAGCGACGCCGGAACACCAGGGATAGCAGACCCGGCGGGTAAATTAGTTGCGGCCGCCCGCCAAGCCGCCGTCGAGGTAGTACCTATCCCAGGCGCCTCATCAGTGACAGCCATCTTGTCAGTGGCGGGTATCTACGCGAACGCCTATCAGTTTTGGGGCTATGTTCCTACCAAGAAGGGCCGCGAGACTTTCATTAAAGAGTTGCTTGTTGCCAAGCTCCCAGTGGTCTTTTTCGAGACGGCGCCGCGTTTGCAGAAGTTTTTTACTCAGGTTAAGGAATTGGGTGGCGGTTCGCAGTGGTTTTTAGTCGGTAGGGAACTGACCAAGCAATTCGAAGAGATAGCCAGCGGGACACCGGAAGAACTATCAACCCATTTCGCTACCCCTAAAGGCGAGTTTGTCATCGTTAAACTGTGA
- the mnmA gene encoding tRNA 2-thiouridine(34) synthase MnmA produces MKAKAQRVVVLMSGGVDSSVAAALLKEQGFDVVGVYILGWTGTPEYPCTWQEEEADAKAVAKQLDINFLTINLTKEYEHEVIERFFAGYQQGVTPNPDVLCNREIKFKALWRAVRQLEPDYLATGHYAKKVSAELIGIPKDKAKDQTYFLWGIERSILPSLLFPLGDKTKAEVRELAKSLKLPTAAKKDSQGICFIGPLKVREFLKSRIKASPGVAVLADGRVIGEHQGVRLYTIGQRLGSGSVKWTGDVPPLFVVAKDKVSNRLVVGPDQRTYSDELVAAGLNLLVPSDLPKRCQARVRYRQEAVEVTVSAEKGEQLRVKFKEPVRALTPGQSIVFYDKDKLLGGAIVEAVPANDLLVEQLYGEDDRPAASGTL; encoded by the coding sequence ATGAAGGCGAAAGCGCAGCGTGTCGTAGTGCTAATGTCCGGCGGCGTTGATTCTTCCGTCGCCGCCGCACTGCTCAAGGAGCAGGGGTTCGACGTGGTCGGTGTCTATATTTTGGGTTGGACTGGAACGCCAGAGTACCCATGCACTTGGCAAGAAGAAGAGGCCGACGCCAAGGCCGTTGCCAAGCAACTGGATATCAACTTTCTAACGATTAATCTCACTAAAGAGTACGAACACGAAGTTATTGAGCGGTTTTTCGCTGGTTACCAACAAGGGGTAACACCGAATCCGGACGTCCTATGTAATCGTGAAATAAAGTTCAAGGCCTTGTGGCGCGCCGTAAGGCAACTAGAGCCAGATTATCTCGCCACTGGGCACTACGCTAAGAAAGTTTCAGCTGAGTTAATTGGCATTCCCAAGGATAAGGCCAAGGATCAGACTTACTTTCTCTGGGGTATTGAACGTTCAATTTTGCCGTCATTACTCTTTCCGCTAGGCGACAAGACTAAGGCAGAGGTTCGCGAGCTCGCTAAAAGTCTCAAGTTGCCCACGGCGGCGAAAAAAGATAGCCAGGGAATTTGTTTTATTGGGCCGCTTAAGGTCCGTGAATTCTTGAAGAGCCGAATTAAAGCCAGTCCAGGCGTAGCGGTTCTAGCGGACGGCCGAGTTATTGGTGAACATCAGGGAGTGAGATTATATACGATCGGTCAGCGTCTTGGCAGCGGTTCTGTTAAATGGACCGGGGATGTCCCACCACTTTTTGTTGTCGCAAAAGATAAGGTCTCAAACCGTCTTGTCGTTGGACCAGATCAGCGAACGTACTCCGATGAGCTCGTCGCGGCAGGGCTGAATTTACTCGTGCCCAGTGATCTGCCGAAACGTTGTCAGGCTAGAGTCAGATATCGCCAGGAAGCGGTCGAGGTTACCGTCAGTGCAGAAAAAGGCGAGCAGCTCCGCGTCAAATTCAAGGAACCAGTCCGAGCACTGACTCCTGGCCAGTCCATCGTCTTTTACGATAAGGATAAATTACTTGGCGGCGCTATTGTTGAGGCTGTTCCCGCGAACGATTTGCTGGTAGAACAACTATATGGGGAAGACGATCGTCCCGCCGCGTCGGGTACTCTCTAA